The following proteins are co-located in the bacterium genome:
- a CDS encoding sodium-translocating pyrophosphatase produces MKSLRFPSGSISKLISIVSLFMFTASQAFAAGEADLKLPPLDVPFIVGGMEISGTAILYFGILVSLLGMLFGFIEFGRVRALPAHKSMLEVSALIYETCKTYLLQQIKFLVVLEILIGACIVYYFSALMHFETSKVMLILLWSILGIAGSVAVAWFGIRMNTYANSRTAFAALEGKPYPVMDIPLRAGMSIGVLLICVELLMMTIILLFVPAASAGACFIGFAIGESLGASALRICGGIFTKIADIGSDLMKIEFNIKEDDARNPGVIADCTGDNAGDSIGPTADGFETYGVTGVALITFITLAVGVTMDTSGNLIRGVNADHYQSKLIIWIFAMRFLMIITSLASYWINGAVCKAKYGNAPKFDFEIPLTSLVWVTSIVSILVTYSISSLLLGDMSHGLWWKLSTIISCGTVAAAVIPEFTKVFTSAKSKHVAEIVSASRQGGASLTILSGLVAGNFSAFWKGMTMVALMLVAFLASSAQAGGLGEYMIYPTVFAFGLVAFGFLGMGPVTIAVDSYGPVTDNAQSVFELSQIESLPNISKEIQAEYGFTPNFEKGKHLLEENDSAGNTFKATAKPVLIGTAVIGATTMIFSIILLLHLKLDLLDPRVLLGMVTGGAVIFWFTGASMQAVTTGAHRAVEYIKKNIKLDGSTKASVSDSKEVVRICTQYAQAGMLNIFGVVFCFTLAFACFDATFFASYLISIAIFGLFQAMFMANAGGAWDNAKKVVEVDLKEKGTPLHAATVVGDTVGDPYKDTSSVALNPIIKFTTLFGLLAVEIAVSSQDVAIWIGSVLFAIGLFFVYRSFYGMRIKA; encoded by the coding sequence ATGAAATCACTAAGGTTTCCTTCGGGCTCGATCAGCAAACTGATCTCAATCGTTTCCTTATTCATGTTTACTGCAAGTCAAGCATTCGCAGCAGGCGAAGCAGATTTAAAACTGCCTCCACTTGATGTGCCGTTTATCGTCGGTGGCATGGAAATCAGTGGAACTGCGATTCTCTATTTTGGAATTCTGGTTTCACTACTTGGAATGCTTTTTGGTTTTATCGAGTTTGGCCGCGTGCGTGCACTTCCCGCTCACAAGTCAATGCTTGAAGTATCAGCACTGATTTACGAAACATGTAAAACCTACTTGTTGCAACAAATTAAGTTCCTTGTCGTACTCGAAATCTTAATCGGCGCCTGTATCGTTTATTACTTCTCGGCGTTGATGCACTTTGAAACTAGTAAAGTAATGTTAATTTTACTTTGGTCAATTCTGGGGATTGCCGGATCAGTTGCTGTCGCCTGGTTTGGTATTCGCATGAATACTTACGCAAATAGCCGCACCGCGTTTGCCGCTCTTGAAGGTAAACCATATCCGGTAATGGACATCCCACTTCGTGCCGGAATGTCAATCGGAGTGCTCTTAATCTGCGTTGAACTCTTGATGATGACAATCATTTTATTATTTGTTCCGGCAGCAAGCGCTGGCGCGTGTTTCATTGGTTTTGCAATTGGCGAATCTCTTGGCGCATCAGCACTACGTATCTGCGGCGGTATTTTTACTAAAATTGCTGATATTGGTTCGGATTTAATGAAAATCGAATTCAATATTAAGGAGGACGACGCACGTAATCCTGGCGTAATTGCAGATTGCACTGGCGATAACGCTGGCGACTCAATTGGACCTACAGCTGACGGCTTTGAAACTTACGGTGTAACAGGAGTGGCCTTAATTACCTTCATTACACTTGCCGTAGGTGTGACTATGGATACCTCAGGTAATCTAATCCGCGGTGTGAACGCTGACCACTACCAGTCAAAACTAATCATCTGGATTTTTGCAATGCGCTTCCTGATGATTATTACTTCACTTGCTTCGTACTGGATCAACGGTGCCGTATGTAAAGCCAAATATGGTAACGCTCCAAAGTTTGATTTTGAAATTCCTTTAACTTCACTTGTCTGGGTTACCTCAATTGTTTCAATTTTAGTGACTTATTCAATCAGTAGCTTGTTGCTAGGAGATATGTCTCACGGCTTATGGTGGAAACTTTCTACAATTATTAGCTGCGGAACAGTTGCCGCCGCGGTAATTCCAGAATTTACTAAAGTTTTTACTTCAGCCAAATCTAAACACGTTGCTGAAATTGTCAGTGCTTCACGTCAAGGTGGCGCATCGTTAACGATTCTTTCCGGACTTGTAGCTGGTAACTTCTCAGCATTCTGGAAGGGCATGACCATGGTAGCGTTGATGCTCGTTGCCTTCTTAGCCTCTTCAGCCCAAGCTGGCGGACTCGGCGAATACATGATCTATCCTACTGTATTTGCGTTTGGTCTTGTGGCCTTTGGCTTCTTAGGCATGGGCCCAGTGACAATTGCTGTTGATAGCTATGGTCCAGTCACCGATAACGCGCAGTCTGTCTTTGAACTTTCGCAGATTGAATCACTGCCCAATATCTCTAAAGAAATTCAGGCAGAGTATGGATTCACTCCTAACTTTGAAAAAGGCAAACACTTATTAGAAGAAAACGACTCAGCCGGAAATACCTTTAAGGCAACTGCAAAGCCAGTCTTAATTGGAACTGCTGTGATTGGGGCAACTACAATGATTTTCTCAATCATTCTACTCTTACATCTTAAACTCGATTTGCTTGATCCACGAGTACTACTCGGCATGGTCACTGGTGGAGCAGTAATCTTCTGGTTTACAGGCGCTTCAATGCAAGCTGTTACAACCGGTGCTCACCGCGCAGTTGAATACATTAAGAAAAACATTAAGCTCGATGGCTCAACCAAAGCATCAGTTAGCGACTCCAAAGAAGTTGTGCGAATTTGCACACAATACGCTCAGGCCGGAATGCTCAACATTTTCGGTGTAGTATTTTGCTTTACTCTGGCTTTTGCCTGCTTTGATGCAACTTTCTTTGCAAGCTATCTGATCTCAATTGCTATTTTTGGCCTATTCCAAGCGATGTTTATGGCTAACGCCGGCGGTGCATGGGATAACGCTAAGAAAGTCGTTGAAGTTGACTTGAAAGAAAAAGGCACACCACTACACGCCGCAACTGTCGTTGGCGATACAGTCGGTGACCCTTATAAAGACACTTCCTCAGTTGCTCTTAATCCAATCATCAAGTTTACAACTTTGTTCGGATTGCTTGCTGTGGAGATTGCCGTGTCATCTCAAGATGTTGCAATTTGGATCGGCTCTGTTCTTTTTGCGATTGGGCTTTTCTTCGTCTATCGTAGCTTCTACGGTATGCGCATTAAAGCTTGA
- a CDS encoding ankyrin repeat domain-containing protein — translation MITNSRERLTSVSLSPLMRACAIGHVSAVKHLIDEGADVNERGPRGSTPLMFAVSGGHRDIVEMLLAQNELDLSAREQGGWTAIDHAEADRDFRLARILRENVERRRRAH, via the coding sequence ATGATTACTAATAGCAGAGAAAGACTCACTTCAGTCTCTTTAAGCCCACTCATGCGCGCCTGCGCTATCGGCCATGTCTCAGCAGTAAAACACCTGATCGATGAAGGCGCTGACGTTAACGAACGCGGCCCACGCGGCTCAACACCACTCATGTTTGCCGTCTCCGGCGGACATCGCGATATCGTCGAAATGCTTCTCGCTCAAAATGAACTCGACCTCTCAGCCCGCGAACAAGGCGGCTGGACAGCAATCGACCATGCCGAAGCTGATCGCGACTTTCGCCTGGCAAGGATTCTGCGCGAAAACGTCGAACGCCGTCGCCGCGCCCATTAA